A genomic stretch from Telmatocola sphagniphila includes:
- a CDS encoding DUF1501 domain-containing protein has translation MNLTHCLSRRSFLQIGSFGLGGFCLPQLLQAEAKAGINSSQKSVILIYLVGGPPHQDMFDLKPNAPSEIAGPWKPIATNVTGIQICEAFPKIAKMMDKFTIIRSLVGNQAEHDAIQVFNGRHVKTPKPSGGWPQFGSVVAKLQGSNDSVVPPYVSLCYTCSHGPYNEPGPGFLGPSLAPFRPTGPAREDMTLKSIDISRLADRKEILKSLDTTRRDADASGSMAALDSFNQQAFGLLTSSRLATALDISKEDPKTIARYGTGNPKIFMDSNGAPRVPQSLLMARRLIEAGARVVTLNYSKWDWHGGKNAEGRADNSIFTREKEDFPIFDQCVSALVEDLHQRGLSDDCTVVIMGEFGRTPKISAQVGRDHWPQVNCVLMAGGGMKNGQVIGSTDRIAGEAASRPVTFGELYATLYRNLGIDVGEASIRDLTGRPQYLVDDNAQPIRELV, from the coding sequence GTGAATCTAACCCACTGTCTTTCTCGCCGAAGTTTCCTTCAAATTGGCAGCTTCGGACTGGGCGGATTCTGCCTTCCCCAACTCCTTCAAGCCGAAGCCAAAGCCGGGATCAATTCCTCACAGAAGTCGGTAATTCTGATCTACTTAGTCGGCGGCCCTCCTCATCAGGACATGTTCGATCTCAAGCCAAACGCCCCCTCGGAGATCGCCGGGCCCTGGAAACCGATCGCCACGAACGTGACCGGCATCCAGATCTGCGAAGCATTTCCGAAAATCGCCAAAATGATGGACAAGTTTACCATCATTCGTTCTCTCGTGGGGAATCAGGCCGAGCACGATGCCATTCAAGTTTTCAACGGGCGGCATGTCAAGACACCCAAACCCAGCGGCGGCTGGCCCCAATTCGGATCTGTAGTCGCCAAGCTGCAAGGCTCCAATGACTCGGTCGTTCCGCCTTATGTCAGCCTCTGTTACACCTGTTCGCATGGTCCGTACAACGAACCTGGTCCCGGCTTCCTGGGCCCATCGCTGGCTCCCTTCCGCCCTACTGGTCCGGCCCGCGAAGATATGACTCTGAAAAGCATCGACATCAGCCGTCTTGCGGACCGGAAAGAGATCTTAAAGAGCTTGGATACGACTCGCCGCGATGCCGATGCGAGTGGATCGATGGCCGCACTCGATTCGTTCAATCAGCAAGCCTTTGGACTGTTGACTTCTTCTCGATTGGCCACCGCCCTGGATATTTCGAAGGAAGACCCGAAGACGATTGCCCGCTATGGCACTGGCAATCCGAAGATTTTCATGGATAGCAACGGTGCTCCTCGGGTGCCGCAAAGCTTGTTGATGGCCCGACGACTCATCGAAGCCGGGGCTCGAGTGGTTACTCTGAATTACAGCAAATGGGATTGGCACGGCGGCAAAAACGCTGAAGGCCGGGCCGACAACTCGATTTTCACTCGAGAAAAAGAGGATTTCCCCATCTTCGATCAGTGCGTAAGTGCACTCGTGGAAGATTTACATCAGCGTGGCCTGAGTGACGATTGCACCGTAGTTATCATGGGAGAGTTTGGCCGGACTCCGAAGATCAGCGCCCAGGTCGGCCGCGATCACTGGCCTCAGGTCAATTGCGTTCTGATGGCCGGCGGCGGGATGAAAAACGGCCAAGTCATCGGTTCTACAGATCGCATTGCAGGGGAAGCCGCTTCCCGTCCCGTCACTTTCGGCGAATTGTACGCTACCCTTTATCGAAACTTGGGAATCGATGTCGGTGAGGCATCTATTCGCGATTTGACTGGCCGGCCGCAGTACCTGGTGGACGACAACGCCCAGCCGATCCGGGAGTTGGTGTAA
- a CDS encoding FkbM family methyltransferase, translating into MPEEEPKKEDSLLRWRRRLLPLLDSTGLRTLSRKIFHKWVRFRYGPDRLVKAHQNDRIWKLDLDVALRGGNEEFETIHWFRKVVKPGDTVIDVGANVGQMTLELAHLVGPTGRVYSIEPGEGNLALLRKHIRANGFEDRVIVIPAACAAVHGGTITFNIFGEDAKAVGSGFTISEAAVEEHVRHGEKHLTVTVPTISLDGFIAEKGIRPQVVKIDVEGAEREVFQGASRLLSEIRPQIRFGFHPFAFSDPVSVDQELRKLFAGNRYEFDSRPPAVLELEEYNICPKTS; encoded by the coding sequence ATGCCGGAAGAAGAACCGAAGAAAGAAGATTCTCTACTTCGCTGGCGACGGCGCCTCCTCCCCTTGTTGGATAGTACCGGACTGCGTACTCTTTCCCGCAAGATCTTCCATAAATGGGTGAGATTCCGATACGGTCCAGATCGACTGGTAAAAGCTCATCAGAACGACCGAATCTGGAAGCTGGATCTCGACGTCGCTTTGCGTGGGGGCAATGAAGAATTTGAGACCATTCATTGGTTTCGAAAAGTCGTTAAGCCAGGCGATACCGTTATCGATGTGGGTGCAAACGTCGGGCAGATGACCTTGGAGTTAGCCCATCTGGTCGGGCCGACCGGTCGGGTCTATTCGATCGAGCCAGGGGAGGGGAATCTGGCTCTTTTAAGAAAACACATTCGCGCGAATGGTTTTGAAGATCGCGTAATCGTTATCCCGGCGGCCTGTGCGGCCGTGCATGGCGGCACCATTACCTTCAATATTTTTGGAGAGGACGCGAAAGCGGTGGGAAGTGGCTTTACTATCTCCGAGGCCGCCGTCGAAGAACATGTTAGACACGGGGAAAAACATCTGACGGTTACCGTGCCGACGATTTCGCTCGATGGTTTTATTGCCGAGAAGGGGATTCGTCCCCAGGTTGTGAAAATCGATGTGGAAGGGGCCGAGCGTGAAGTTTTCCAGGGGGCGAGCCGTCTGTTATCAGAAATCCGACCGCAAATTCGCTTCGGATTTCACCCTTTCGCGTTCTCCGATCCGGTCTCTGTCGATCAGGAGTTGCGAAAATTGTTCGCAGGTAACAGATATGAATTCGATTCACGGCCGCCTGCGGTTTTGGAGTTGGAGGAGTATAACATTTGCCCCAAAACAAGTTGA
- a CDS encoding VPS10 domain-containing protein, which produces MKVTIRFAILGILLLLATSPLPAQPYPTSTYQEMKWRMIGPFRGGRTVGAAGIPTQPNVFYIGVNNGGVWKTNDYGLTWKPIFDEQPTGSIGTLVIAPSNPEVIYVGSGEGLQRPDLSTGDGIYKSKNGGKTWENVGLKDGQQIPSIIVDPKNPDRLFVAVLGHPYGANTERGIFRSLDGGKSWKKVLYKDENTGAIALAFDPENPQTVYGVLWSARQGPWENGAWQGTNSGLFKSTDGGESWTQLSKGLPTAEQGLGRIGISICPSDSKCLYALVDAPRAGGLYRSDDAGENWKLVNSDPRIWGRGSDFAEVRADPKNKELVYIANTGLYRSTEGGKNFSCIKGAPGGDDYHTIWINPINPHIILLATDQGAVVTVNGGESWSTWYNQPTAQFYHVSTDNQFPYWVYGGQQESGSAGVSSRGRDGQITFRDWHPVGVEEYGYVAVDPLDSNMIYGGKITRFDRRTGQVQNIAPEALRTGKYRFLRTAPVLFAPTDPHTLYFAGNVIFKTTSGGNSWEIISPDLTREQPEVPESIGVFRTPELTRMARRGVIYTVAPSYKETNVIWAGTDDGLIHVTKDGGKDWKNVTPPGLTSWSKISIIDAGRFDAGTAYAAVNRIRLSDQKPHIYRTHDYGATWQEIVKGLPDNAPVNAVREDPVRKGLLYCGTERAIHVSFDDGENWQSLRLNMPATSMRDLVVHQDDLVVGTHGRSFWILDDLTPLRQIDKTIAESPAKLFKPQLAHRVRWNVNTDTPLPPEEPAGQNPPDGAILNYYLKDKANGPVKLEIFDAQSKLVRRFSSEDQAEPINEKSLAITPYWIRPFHMLSSEVGMHRFIWDLHYASLEGPKNYPISAIVRNTPGEPRGPWVYPGEYTVKLTANGQTYSQPLTIKMDPRVKTPTEDLQQQHQASMICYDGVLKIASTQKLLRILRIKLKELSEKKLDDAKLIETITAMIDKANSIDSGDSPRRGGRRAKDDSTMATLSSISGQMGSLLGVLQEADVKPTTQVLTAVKKVEENYARLMMIWQELSTQNLPKLNKQLEAAKLRTIVLE; this is translated from the coding sequence GGCCTGACCTGGAAGCCGATCTTCGATGAACAGCCCACCGGTTCCATCGGTACTTTAGTTATTGCTCCCTCGAATCCCGAGGTTATCTACGTGGGGAGTGGCGAGGGGTTGCAACGTCCCGACCTTTCCACGGGCGATGGCATTTATAAATCCAAAAACGGCGGAAAGACCTGGGAAAATGTCGGCCTGAAAGACGGTCAGCAGATTCCGTCCATCATTGTCGATCCCAAGAATCCCGACCGACTTTTTGTGGCCGTGCTTGGCCATCCTTACGGGGCGAATACCGAACGCGGCATCTTCCGCTCGCTCGATGGCGGCAAAAGCTGGAAGAAGGTGCTCTACAAAGACGAGAATACCGGGGCGATTGCTCTCGCGTTTGACCCCGAGAATCCTCAAACGGTCTACGGCGTGCTTTGGTCCGCCCGTCAAGGGCCTTGGGAAAATGGGGCGTGGCAGGGGACCAACAGCGGCCTGTTCAAATCGACCGATGGCGGCGAAAGCTGGACACAACTCTCCAAAGGTCTACCGACTGCCGAGCAAGGCCTCGGTCGGATCGGTATTTCGATCTGCCCCAGCGACAGCAAATGTCTGTATGCGTTAGTCGACGCTCCACGAGCGGGCGGACTCTACCGTTCCGATGATGCGGGGGAGAATTGGAAGCTGGTGAATTCCGATCCCCGCATCTGGGGTCGCGGCAGTGATTTTGCTGAAGTGCGGGCCGATCCGAAAAATAAAGAACTGGTCTATATCGCCAATACGGGACTCTACCGTTCCACAGAAGGAGGCAAGAATTTCTCGTGCATTAAAGGGGCACCCGGCGGCGATGATTACCACACCATCTGGATCAATCCAATCAATCCTCATATTATTCTGCTGGCGACCGACCAAGGGGCCGTGGTGACCGTCAACGGCGGCGAAAGCTGGAGTACCTGGTACAACCAACCCACTGCCCAGTTCTACCACGTGAGCACCGATAATCAATTTCCCTACTGGGTCTACGGCGGCCAGCAGGAGAGTGGGTCTGCCGGTGTCAGCAGTCGAGGCCGGGATGGTCAGATTACCTTCCGGGACTGGCATCCGGTGGGCGTCGAAGAATATGGCTACGTGGCCGTCGATCCGCTCGATTCCAACATGATCTACGGCGGCAAAATCACGAGGTTCGATCGCAGAACGGGGCAGGTTCAAAATATCGCTCCTGAAGCGCTGCGGACTGGAAAATATCGCTTCCTGCGCACGGCACCCGTGTTGTTTGCTCCCACCGATCCGCACACTCTCTACTTCGCGGGTAATGTAATTTTCAAGACGACGAGTGGCGGAAATAGCTGGGAGATCATCAGTCCCGACTTAACGCGCGAACAACCGGAAGTTCCCGAAAGCATTGGGGTTTTCCGTACCCCCGAACTTACTCGAATGGCCCGGCGTGGCGTGATTTATACGGTAGCTCCCTCCTACAAAGAGACCAACGTGATTTGGGCCGGGACGGATGATGGGCTCATTCATGTCACCAAAGACGGCGGCAAAGATTGGAAGAATGTTACTCCGCCCGGGTTAACGTCCTGGTCGAAAATTTCGATTATTGATGCCGGGCGTTTCGACGCGGGGACGGCTTATGCCGCTGTAAATCGAATTCGCTTGAGCGATCAGAAGCCTCATATTTATCGCACTCACGATTACGGGGCCACTTGGCAGGAAATCGTTAAGGGCCTTCCGGATAATGCTCCGGTGAATGCCGTTCGCGAAGACCCGGTGCGAAAAGGGCTGCTTTACTGCGGTACCGAACGGGCAATACATGTTTCTTTCGACGATGGCGAAAATTGGCAATCCCTGCGCCTGAACATGCCAGCCACTTCGATGCGGGATCTGGTCGTGCACCAGGATGATCTGGTAGTGGGGACTCACGGGCGTTCTTTCTGGATTCTCGATGATCTCACGCCGTTGCGGCAGATCGACAAAACGATCGCGGAAAGTCCGGCAAAGTTGTTTAAGCCGCAGCTGGCCCATCGCGTTCGTTGGAATGTGAATACCGACACGCCGTTGCCTCCGGAAGAGCCGGCCGGGCAGAACCCGCCGGATGGAGCGATCCTGAATTATTATTTGAAAGATAAAGCTAATGGGCCTGTGAAACTGGAGATTTTCGATGCTCAGAGCAAGCTGGTGCGGCGATTTTCCAGCGAAGACCAAGCAGAACCGATCAATGAAAAGAGTCTGGCAATTACACCCTATTGGATTCGGCCTTTCCACATGCTCTCAAGCGAGGTGGGAATGCACCGCTTCATTTGGGATTTGCATTATGCTTCGTTGGAAGGGCCGAAGAATTATCCGATCTCGGCCATCGTTCGCAATACTCCGGGAGAACCGCGCGGCCCCTGGGTTTATCCGGGGGAGTATACCGTCAAGCTGACAGCGAATGGCCAAACTTATTCGCAGCCGTTGACGATTAAGATGGATCCCCGAGTAAAAACTCCGACGGAAGATTTGCAGCAACAGCATCAAGCTTCGATGATTTGTTACGATGGAGTTTTGAAGATTGCTTCCACTCAAAAACTGTTGCGAATTTTGCGGATAAAACTCAAAGAGCTCTCGGAGAAGAAACTCGATGATGCCAAACTTATTGAGACTATCACAGCGATGATCGATAAAGCCAATTCGATCGATAGCGGCGATTCCCCGCGTCGCGGTGGCCGTCGAGCGAAGGACGATTCGACAATGGCCACTTTGTCTTCGATCAGCGGGCAGATGGGATCTCTGCTGGGGGTTCTTCAGGAAGCCGATGTGAAGCCGACGACTCAGGTTCTGACGGCAGTGAAGAAAGTCGAAGAGAATTACGCCAGGCTGATGATGATCTGGCAGGAGCTTTCGACGCAGAACCTGCCCAAGCTGAATAAGCAACTGGAGGCCGCCAAGCTGCGTACAATAGTGTTGGAGTGA